Part of the Candidatus Marinimicrobia bacterium CG08_land_8_20_14_0_20_45_22 genome, TGATGTTCTTCGCCGTTGATAGTATAAGGGATCGTGAATCCGAGGTTGTGGTTTTTTACATAGCGGATAACCTCGGGCATATCTTCAAGATCGGCGGCCATTTTCTGTTCCCAGGATTTCGTATCGGCGACGACATGCGAAACGTGGCACTTGTCTTCACGAGTGGCATAAACCGATCGAGTCGTATCGAAGTCAACATACCGCGTAGAACCGATGGTATCGTAAGGTTGTAGGATGGGTTTGAGCGCGGCCGTACCATCGGTCGAGGCGACGATGGCTCTATAAATGCGGTCAGCGGCATCATGTGCGAATTCGATTAAAAGGAGCAATTGAATAAACGTGTTGTCCTTCAGGATGACGCATTCGGTCAGCCAACGTTTGGATATTCCCAGCAGTTGCGGAAAAAGCCACGGTTTATTGTTACCATCGTCGTCACGAAAATACTTCTCCAGCGTGAGTTTCGCCAGCATAAAGGCGACTTCATTGGCGCGATGACGTTTCAGGTCGTCAAGAGTGTGAATACTGGATTCGCCGACAATAGGAGCATTTTCTGTTTTAGTAGGAACGTCTTTTGTAGATAGCGTCAGGTTGGAATCATCTGTGAAATTAGCCGTAATTCGTTCGCCGGAGAGGTCATAGCGGTAACCAATCAAACGGGGAAAAGTTATTTCACAGGCGATCCGACTTTCGATAGCGCGGACGCGAGTGGGCATCGGACCGGGTTTAGGTTCTATTGTTCCGCCGCTACAGGGTATAAATGAAAATGGAACGCCATAGACTTCTGCGTACTCAGGGTTGAAATGTCCTTTTTCGTTAGCAGAATAACTCATGCGGCGCAAAGCGCGACCGACAACCTGCTCGCATAATAGTTGCGTACCGAAAGCGCGCACACCAAGAATGTGAGTGACGGTCTGAGCATCCCATCCCTCTGTAAGCATTGAGACACTGACAACGCATTTGACATACTCACCGAGCTTGCCTTGTTTTCCGACAGTATTCATCACTTCGCGGAGCAGGTCTTCATCCGTCAGGCTTTCGGAGTCGCGTCCGGGAAAACGGGTACGGTATTCGGCTTTAAACTCTTCGATTTCACGAGAGGCGATCTTTTTAAAATCGTCACTCATTGCCTCACCGGATTCGAGCTGTCGGCTATCTACCAGTATGGTATTTGGACGACGGAGCCAAGAGCCATTCCCATCGTCATTTCTAAAGATAGGCAATTGCCCTGCCTGAACGATGGTTTTATCACCGATTTGCTTTTCCCAGCCTGCGATATAGTCGAAGACGAGCTTGGAAACATTGGTATTGTTACAGACGACAATGAACACGGGTGGTGTAATCCCGCGGGCGCGAGCTTCGGAATTTTGTTCCCAAAGGTGGTAGTATTTTTCGTAGTTACTATAGAGGCTATGTAAAGCACCCTGCAGTTCTACCGGCGGTTTGGGTTCGCCGCCAACCGCCTCCGTTTTGCGTCCCTTTTTGGGTAAATCATCCCGTATGCGGAACCAAAGGTCCCGATAGGTCGGTTGATCGCCTGTCATTGAGTCGTCCGCAACCGGAACGCGAGGCACTTTGACAATACCGGATTCGATAGCGTCTATCAGCGAGAAATCCGATATTACCCACGGATACAAAGTGGCTTCAGGATAGCCAGAACCTCTGAGAAAGAACGGCGTAGCCGAAAGATCGTAGATGGTTTTAACACCGATTTTTTCTTTTACTGCTTCGATGCCGGAAATCCAGACGCGGGCATCTTCATTACGCTTTTTAGCTTCTGTTCGGTCATCCCCCTTTAGTTGATGTTCGTCTTCATCGCTATCCGGTTTTCTACGGTAGCAATGATGCGCCTCGTCGTTGATCACGACGATGTTTTTCTTTGTGCCGAACTCGCGGCAAACACGACGCACCATTTCATCAGGGGTTTCTTTATTTATCCCTGTTTTAGTTTGACCGGACAGTTCTTTCGTTAAGCGTGAACCTTCAAAGCGCTCGCGGAGCGCAAAGGCATGAAAATTCGTTATGAGAATCTTAGCCCGACCGATCTGCTCGATCTGTTGTGCCGGTAGAATGTCGCGTTGTCGATAGTAATTCTGAGGATCGTTGGGAAGCAACACACGCAACCGATCCCGGATAGTAATTCCCGGAGTGATGATTAGAAATGTATCGGAGAAACGAGCATCCTGTGGATTGGCTTGTTTATTAAGTGTCTGCCACACGATGAGCATTGCCATGACGACGGTTTTCCCCGAACCGGTCGCCATCTTGAAGGCTGAGCGCGGCAGTCCGGGATTTGATGTATTGTTTGCTTCTTGCAATTTTGTTTCTAAATAGGTGTCGCCGTACTTCTTGGCAACTTCAGTTATATAAATAACTGTTTCAAGGGCTTCAATTTGGCAGAAAAAGAGTTTCTTTTCCCGATTAGGGCCTGTCCAGTAAGCAATTAAGCGCGCGGTCGTTGGCGTCACGCCGACATAACTGCCATTCCGCCAAATCTCTACGCGACGTCGAATGTCGTTGATAAACTGATTCTCTTTGACTCGGTCTTGTGTCCACTCCGTATAAATCTCAAGTTGTGTAGCGCCTTTCTTCTTTGGTTTTGCGATGGGTACGAAATAGGTACTGATTCTCCTTCCGTCATCGATTTCATTTGTGATTCCATCGTCCGAAAAGCGGAAATGACGCATTGGTTTATCATAAGGTGAGTTAATGATTGGATTTTCGATAACGACTTGGCTCATATTGATTCGCTATTTTGTACAGGATTGGGAGTTATGATTTTCAGTGATTTGATCACAGATTTTTACCCTCATTTTAAAGCAGGTTAAATAACAACTGGGTTTTTCATAGATCGTCATTGATGCAATATTAACCATAGATTTTTATGAAGTCAACCGGAATATCGCTGATTATGACAGAAATAATTGAATCGGTAAAATGAATTTGAAAAAACACCTGACTTTGTCCTTGTTTTCTGATAGTTTTTTCCTTTCCTGTTGAGTACTGTACTAAAATCCTCTTTGTCTTCTCACTGAGCCCAGTTCGCCATGGCGAATCTGCGTTTAAAAAAAGTCGATTGGCTAGATTTAGTGGATTTGGTAGAAATGGATTGATAGGACCTGTCAGCTTCGAGCGGGTTGATTGGGTTAATTTGATATAAGGTAGGGGTAAAGTTGGGATAAAATTGCAGTTTGTGATTTGGAGTTTGGTATCTGGTCATTGGTTATTCGTGTCCATTCGTGTTCATTCGCGGTTCCGAAAAGAAAACCTTCCAGAGGGCGAGAAACCCCCGAGAGGATAGATCACAAGTTCAGATAGATTTGATCGGGTTCGCGAACGACAGAATTCCCGTTTTTAAAAGTTGTAGATGTCGGCGGCAACTGCGCCGGTTTGCCGTTCAGTAATTCGGTTATGGTCAGGATTTGAACTTTCGGATAATCTCTCTGCCAGCCTTCGGAATGATAGAGTCCGGCGGAGATCGCTTCGGTCAGCATATCGCGGGTCGGTTCATTCAGTGTGATAAAGATTCCAATTTCCGCCTTCTCGCGGTCGAGGACGCCAATTAAATCCCTGACGTCGCCGCTTTTCACGTGTCCGCTCTTGACCTGAACGAGGACGCGTTTGCCTTTCCCGGTTTGATCGTCAATGAAAGTAATCAATCCGTCAATGCCCTTGTCGGCGCCTTTTTTCTTTTCACCTCCCGCACCTGCGGGACGGGCTTTGATCAGCGAGAGCGCCCACCACTGGAACTGATAGCGGTCGTCATTGGCGAGTTGGAGGGCGGAGGAAACGTCTTCCGGTTCACCAACGACGTTATAATCTTTCTTCGGTTCAAGGTGAAAAGTGTCTTTCAGGCGATATTTCATCAGTGCGATAGATAAATGCGTAATATCTATACCGATCCATTTCCGGTTGAGATTTTGAGCGGCGACGATGGCGGTTCCACAGCCACAGAACGGATCGAGGATGACATCGCCTTCGTTGCTGGACGCTTTGATAATACGTTCCAGTAAGGCGATGGGCTTTTGAGTGGGGTAGCCGAGACGCTCATTTCCGCCGGTTTGTTCTATATCAGACCAAAGATTTGAAATTAACCAACCCTTAGTATGTTCCGGTCTGTATTTTCTATAAGGTACTTTGGGATTTGTCCAGTCAACATCGCCTTTTTTGTCATATTCTTTTAATTTATCTAATGATATTTTCCAGCCAGCTTTTGAAGTAGCGGATACGCCTTTATATTCATAACAAAGATTTGGTCTTTCACCCATACCCATAGACCTAAATAAAGGACTTTTAGTAAATCTGCCCTTGGCGTCCTCAAAAGGGTAGTGTTCAATAATTTCTTGATTAGTAAAAGGGATTTTTACATTTTCACTATCAAAGAAATAATCGTCGGATTTGGTATAAAAAAGTATAGTGTCTGTGACAGTTCCAAATTTTCTATCTTTAAATTGAGATGTTTTTAAGCTACTGGTTCTTTTCCAGACGATCTCATTTCGAAAATTACCGAAACCGAATATTGCATCCATTACTATTTTCAGGTAATGGCTTGCTGTCGGATCGCAGTGCAGATGAGCGAGCCGGTAGGTTTGAGGACGCGGTGTAGTTCGATCAGTCGCGCCGTCATCATGACCAAGTAAGCCATCATCTGGTTAGTGCCGAGCGTAAAACGCAGGGAACTGAGCAGTCCACTGACCGGAAGGGAAGCGGTAACGACATCGTGATAAAGTCTTTCGGCGTCTTGCGTCCAGTGCCATGTATCCTCGAAGGCTGTAATCTGTGCGTCGGCTTCCGAGCCGGATTCGTCTTTGAAAAGAACGTTGTAACTTCGGTTGGAGTTGAAGGGCGGGTCAAGATAGATCAAGTCAATGCTTTCCGACGGAAAGTGCTTTTTGAGGATCGGTAGATTGTCGCCGTAGTAGAGGGTGTTCATGAGAACTCCGTTTTGATAGATCGTGTCAATTCATATTTCAACTGCATTACGGTAGTTATCTTACTGAAATTAATCTGAGTTGTCAAGGAAGGAGTGAAATGCTTAATGTCCGTTTTATCCGGCGTGGAGTTCCGCCAGCTTCTGTCGGGCTTGAACCGCCGGGGCATAGTCGGCGTCGGCGTTTTTCCAGATTTTCAGCAAAACCTTCAGATGTTCGGCGGCTTTGGATGGATTGTCGAGAGCGATCTGAACCAGCGCCATCTCGTACAGCGCATTCGGAGAGTTGGGCAGAATCCGCAAGGTCGATTCTAAATAAGAGTTCGCCTTGCTGTAATCGCCGATCTCGCGGTAGCACCGCGCAATGTCCGTCATAACGGCGACGTCCGTCGGAACGTATTGCAACTTCGCCTGATATTCGAGGAGGGCATCGATGTAATTCCCGCGCATTTCACAAATCTTCGCTCGGGCGTCGTGAACTATAACGTTTTTAGCGTCTTCGCCGAAAACACGGATCAGTTCTTCCACCTCGCCAACGGCCTTTTCGGCGGCGGCAATGTCCTGAGTTTTCAGAGCGACTTCGAGATAGCCGAGCGATAACGCGCGCAACCACGGCATCGATAAACGTGAACGGTAGTCATTCAATGCGGCAAGCGCGGTGGATTTGTCACCGATCCGGATGTACAGTTTCAGCGAGCCGTCGGAAAGTTGGTTCAGCGCGGCGTCGATGGGATTGAGATATTTTGCCTGTTCGGCGAATTTCCGGTTCCGGCTTTCTATTGCCTTGCGGATTTGTCCCGTCATCTCATAAAGTTTTTGGAACGCAGCGAGCGCATCGGAGCGCTCGAACGGAGTTTTGGACGCCTTGAGCGCCTCTCCGTACTTTTCGAATGCGGCTGAGAAATTGCCTTTCCGGGCGTCGATGTCGCCCAGCCGGATCGGGATGAAAATATCAGCGGGCTCGATGACCTGTGCATTGATAAAATACTCGGTCGCCTTCTGGTAATCGCCCATCGTGTAATACAATTCGCCGAAATCCATGAACGACTGGTAATTCTCTGGGAACTCCTTTTGGTACTGCTTGTAATATTTCAGCGCCTGCTTGAATTCGCCTTTTTGGAGATAGACATTGCCGAGATACCGGAGATAATACCGACGCGCGTGGTCGATTTTCAGGATAGTTTTGTATTCCTCGATCACCTTGTCCAGACGGTTCATCTTGAGGTAATTTCCCGCGAGCCGGAAATGTGCGCGGACATCACGCGGATACAATTGCACCCACATGTTCAGCACGGCGGCGCGCTTATTGGGATTTTCCGTAATGAGATAATATTCTTCTTTAATCGCGTAATGCAGATTTTCGGGGAGTTTATAGATATATTTCATTGCCGATTCGATGGCGCGGTTGGCGATTTCCGGCTGATTGTTTTTGATGGCCGAGCCATAGAGCGCCCAATAGGCCGCGGCGAAAGTTGGGTCGGTTTTTACGGCGTTCTCGAAGCAACGCGCCGATTGTGGGCAATCGTTTTTCAGATTGACGTAGTTACTGCCGTCGATGTAATATTTATAGGCGGAGACGGAGCGGGTCAGGATTTCCCGGACGGGTAAATCCGGGCAACTTTGAATATGCCAGTCGGGAATTTGCAGGTCGCGCTTGAGCGTCATCGTGATCTGGTCGATGAGCGTGAAGACGTTCTTGTCTCGGAATTCATGCTCCGAAATGAGTTTCCCATGAATCGTTTCGTATAGGTACGTGCTGACGATGAATGTGTCCTGACTCATTGTAAACGAGCCGCCGAGAAAATATTCCCGCTGAATTTCTTTGGCGATCTTCTTTTCCAAAGCCATCGGCATGGAAATGTCCTCGCCGAAGCCCGCATGCAGGATTTTTTGATAGATCAGGTTATCGTAAGCGGAATAGACCGAGAAAAACGGATCCTGATTCAGGTCGATGTAACAACCGGCCATCAGTCCGTACTGGAGCCAGTCGAGCTCCGGTTGTTCGGATTTATTGTCGAAGAAAAAGATAGCGAGTCGCTTGCCGAATTCGCTTTTGGGAATGTTCCGTCGAACCGTCTGTCCGAGTTCGTTTTTCACGGAGACGGATGTGGTGGCGCTACCCAGTTCTTTGCCGGAAAACACCATGAGCAGGAGCATAGCGCTGAAAAAGAAATTGAGCGGAATGCCGATTTTCTCGGTTATTGTCCATTCGTCCCGACCGGGCTTGCCGTGATACCATGCCAGCATGCCGACTGTTGGCAGGAGCGATAATAATAAAACAAAACCCAGATCGACAAAATTGGGGGAAATGGAGAAATGCTCGACCGCCCAGTTGCTGAATTCGATGATCGTCCATCAGATGCCAAGATAGATGAAAATGATTTGAGGAAACCGCCGTTCGAATAGCTTTTTAACGATTGATTTCTTTTTGACTTTTCTCAAATCCGAATTGTTCCTAAAACAATTGACCTGTCTGAGATGCGATTCACCTTACTTCGGTTGCCGGATTTTCTCGCAAATACGGCGGATATAATCGGGCGTCGTTCCGCAACAGCCGCCGACGATCTCCACGCCGAGTTCCTTGATCTTCCGGATATTCTCCGAGAAAAATTCAATGTCTTCGGGATAAACGATCGCGCCGTTTTCGGTCTTCGGCGCTCCCGCGTTCGGCTGAATGACGACCGGACTTTGAACCGCGGCACGGATTTCCGCCGCCAATCCGATCATTTTGTCCGAGCCGATGGAACAGTTGGCGCCGACGGCGCTCGCCCCGGCGTCGATCAACGATTTCATACTGGGTTCCACGCGGTTGCCCATGATTGTTGCGAATCCTTTCGGACTCTGAGTGAAGGTCAGTGTAGCAAAGATCGGCAGGTCGGACACTTTCCGGATGCCCGCGATCGCGGCCAGAGATTCGTTGAGGTCGAACATGGTTTCAATAATGAACAGATCGACGCCCGCTTCCGCCAGCCATGCCGCCTGTTCGCCGAACGTCGCAGTCGCTTCTTCAATGCCGAGCAATCCGAAAGGCTGGAGCATCTCGCCGGTCGGTCCGATGTCGCCCGCTACGTATTGGGTCTTTCCTGCCGCCTGCCTGGCGATGGCTACCGCGTTTTGATTGGCGGTTATTGCCTGCTTTTCGAGTCCCGCTTTTTTCAGTTTGACCGAACTCCCGCCGAATGTGTTCGTCGTGGCGACATCCACGCCTGCGTCGAAATATGCGCGATGGATGGATTCGATGATTTCCGGGCGTTCGAGCGTCCAGAACTCGCTGGGCTTGCCGCTGAGTCCGGTGCGAAACAGCATACTTCCCATTCCGCCGTCGAGAACCAGTCCGTCTGTTTTTGCTTTTTCAATGATATTCATGATACACTTCCCTTTTCAACAATAAAATCTACGGAATTTTATGGCAGGAAAACCATCTTGTTCGTTTGGTAGATGCCGCCGTCCGTCGTCATCCGGTAAAAGTAAATTCCGGCGGAAACCGGTCTGTCGTCTTTACCGCGCCCATTCCAATCGACTTCGTGAATTCCGTCTGGCATCTCCTGATTGGCTACAGAGATTATTTCGTGGCCGCGCAGGTCGAATATCTGAATCCTGACGTGCGCCGGTTCGGCCAGTTGAAAACGGATCGTCGTCGTGGGATTGAACGGATTGGGAAAATTGTCGAACAAGAAGCGGTCGGGCAATTTCCTGCTGTCGGTTTTGGGGATCGCTGTCGGGTCGGCGAGCATTTCCGTGATGACGTTCCCGGAAACGAACGGCGTCGGGAAATCGAGAATCGCGCCGATGGTCGGAACAATGTCCGGGATGGAACGCTTCTTAGACGAATGCCAGCCGCTTTTGACCGCCGGACCGATTCCCAGCAACATGATGTGCCGACAGCCCCAGCAACCGTCGCCGTGACTGGTAAAATTTGTCGTATGCCTGCCATGATCGTTGGTGACCAAAACCGTCGTCGCGTCGCGGAAGGTTGCGTCGGATTGAATGAAATCCCAGAGCATTCCGACAATGCTGTCGGCAATGGCGATAGCCGATGTGTACTGGTTCCAATCGCCCGAATGACCATAGTGATCGACGTCTGCCAAGTACAGAACGGTTAATGCCGGATGATACCGATGCAGATTAGACAGACAGCTCGACCAAACATCGAGATCGCTCTGACCAAGCAGAACATAATTCGGCCAGTATTGTCTGCCATAAGACGAAGTGAAACTTGGCAACCATGGCGTCGAGAGATTCTTGACAAAGTAAAACGCCTGCGTCGAATCGACGCTCTTTTCCTTGCGGAAATATTCCCAGAGCGATGGAACCTGCGCGTATTGTGTGCTGATCCAATTACTTTGGTAGTAACAAGATGTGTCGCGTGGAGCCGTCCACGAGCCTGACCAGATAGCCGGAACGGCGCGTCTGGTGACGGTAATACTGTCGTTGATAAAAGAGTCGAGCACCGCGCCTTGCAATGCGAGCCGTTTCATGTTTGGAATGTATTGTCCGCTCGTGTCGCCCAGCGTTTCGGTATAGCGAGCGCCGTCGATGATGACCAGAACGACGTGCAGGTTTTCCGCAAATGCGAACAGATGCAGGAAACACACCAGCAGAACTGTGAGGAAAACTTTCTTCATATCAACCTGTCTATTGTTCAATAATCTCCTCACCAAGTTAACTGAAAATCGACCGGAGATGAAGAAAAAAGTCATTGGGCGTCACCGGTTGGCGTAGCAGTAGGCGCAGTGATGATTGCATGTGTTGTAAGCGCCGATGTCGTGACTGAGATAGCAACCGCAACCTTTTCGCGTCGGAACAATGGTTTCGGGGAACGATTCGTCCGGGAAAAGATGTTTGAGCAGAATGGCGTCGACACAGTGACTAACCGGTATGTCCGCCTGAACAGCCGATTCGTTCTCACAACAGGCGCTGAGATGAATGCCGTTCGTATCGGCAATCTGTTTCATTTTGATGAGAAGTTCCGTTTGTTGTTCGTGTGTTGGGATAATGAATAGAATGCCCAAATCGGTCGTCAGCCGGTCAAAGCGCGTCCGGACTTTTTGGTACAGATCGACGAAACTGACAACGCATCGATCGACATATTTGGCGAAGAGCGCGCAGAGATCGTTAAAGGTATCGAGACGTTCCGTTGGCGAGGAAACATTGGAAAATATGAGCGGATCGAATCGCCAGATGACGGCTTCTTTTCCGTAACGTTCAGAGAGCCGTTTGATCGTGGAAAGCGAGCGGGGAATATTGGGAATATGCGGCTCGAACGCGGTCTTGGCTTTTCCCGCATAGCCGTTGATGGTGTAATGGAATAGAAACCGCTTTTGATAGATCGGGTCGATGAAGTTCAGCGCCGGAAAGAACGGCTGGTAATTCTTTGACCAGAAGACGATCGCACTGACCGATTCCGGCTTGAGGGAAACGGTGTACG contains:
- a CDS encoding methionine synthase I, cobalamin-binding domain-containing protein gives rise to the protein MNIIEKAKTDGLVLDGGMGSMLFRTGLSGKPSEFWTLERPEIIESIHRAYFDAGVDVATTNTFGGSSVKLKKAGLEKQAITANQNAVAIARQAAGKTQYVAGDIGPTGEMLQPFGLLGIEEATATFGEQAAWLAEAGVDLFIIETMFDLNESLAAIAGIRKVSDLPIFATLTFTQSPKGFATIMGNRVEPSMKSLIDAGASAVGANCSIGSDKMIGLAAEIRAAVQSPVVIQPNAGAPKTENGAIVYPEDIEFFSENIRKIKELGVEIVGGCCGTTPDYIRRICEKIRQPK
- a CDS encoding restriction endonuclease subunit R, whose protein sequence is MSQVVIENPIINSPYDKPMRHFRFSDDGITNEIDDGRRISTYFVPIAKPKKKGATQLEIYTEWTQDRVKENQFINDIRRRVEIWRNGSYVGVTPTTARLIAYWTGPNREKKLFFCQIEALETVIYITEVAKKYGDTYLETKLQEANNTSNPGLPRSAFKMATGSGKTVVMAMLIVWQTLNKQANPQDARFSDTFLIITPGITIRDRLRVLLPNDPQNYYRQRDILPAQQIEQIGRAKILITNFHAFALRERFEGSRLTKELSGQTKTGINKETPDEMVRRVCREFGTKKNIVVINDEAHHCYRRKPDSDEDEHQLKGDDRTEAKKRNEDARVWISGIEAVKEKIGVKTIYDLSATPFFLRGSGYPEATLYPWVISDFSLIDAIESGIVKVPRVPVADDSMTGDQPTYRDLWFRIRDDLPKKGRKTEAVGGEPKPPVELQGALHSLYSNYEKYYHLWEQNSEARARGITPPVFIVVCNNTNVSKLVFDYIAGWEKQIGDKTIVQAGQLPIFRNDDGNGSWLRRPNTILVDSRQLESGEAMSDDFKKIASREIEEFKAEYRTRFPGRDSESLTDEDLLREVMNTVGKQGKLGEYVKCVVSVSMLTEGWDAQTVTHILGVRAFGTQLLCEQVVGRALRRMSYSANEKGHFNPEYAEVYGVPFSFIPCSGGTIEPKPGPMPTRVRAIESRIACEITFPRLIGYRYDLSGERITANFTDDSNLTLSTKDVPTKTENAPIVGESSIHTLDDLKRHRANEVAFMLAKLTLEKYFRDDDGNNKPWLFPQLLGISKRWLTECVILKDNTFIQLLLLIEFAHDAADRIYRAIVASTDGTAALKPILQPYDTIGSTRYVDFDTTRSVYATREDKCHVSHVVADTKSWEQKMAADLEDMPEVIRYVKNHNLGFTIPYTINGEEHQYYPDFIACIDDGKGANNILNLIIEVTGEKKKDKAAKVSTARTLWVPAINNHGGFGRWAFIEIDDPWNAIKTIKTL